From a single Glycine soja cultivar W05 chromosome 19, ASM419377v2, whole genome shotgun sequence genomic region:
- the LOC114399668 gene encoding myb-related protein 305-like, with translation MDKKLGNTSHDPEVRKGPWTMEEDLILITYIANHGEGVWNSLAKAAGLKRTGKSCRLRWLNYLRPDVRRGNITPEEQLLIMELHAKWGNRWSKIAKHLPGRTDNEIKNYWRTRIQKHLKQASSSFQQQSSNSEIIYHPQACTSQVSTMAQPIETYSPPSYQGMLDPFSIQFPTNPHHSSCCTNDDDNNNYWSMEDIWSMQLANY, from the exons ATGGACAAGAAGCTTGGCAACACGTCTCATGATCCTGAAGTGAGAAAGGGGCCATGGACAATGGAAGAAGACTTAATCTTGATCACCTATATTGCCAATCACGGGGAAGGGGTTTGGAACTCTTTGGCCAAGGCTGCTG GACTTAAACGTACCGGAAAGAGTTGCCGGCTCCGGTGGCTAAACTACCTCCGTCCTGATGTTAGAAGAGGGAATATTACACCCGAGGAACAGCTTTTGATCATGGAACTTCATGCAAAGTGGGGAAACAG GTGGTCCAAAATTGCCAAGCATCTACCCGGAAGGACTGATAATGAGATTAAGAACTACTGGAGGACAAGGATCCAGAAGCacctcaagcaagcttccagcAGCTTCCAGCAACAGAGTAGTAATTCTGAGATAATTTATCATCCCCAAGCTTGCACTAGCCAAGTGTCCACCATGGCGCAGCCCATAGAAACCTATTCTCCACCCAGTTATCAAGGAATGTTAGATCCATTTTCAATTCAGTTCCCAACAAATCCTCATCATTCTAGTTGTTGTACCAATGACGACGACAACAACAACTATTGGAGCATGGAGGATATCTGGTCAATGCAATTAGCCAATTACTGA